The following are from one region of the Rhodanobacter sp. LX-99 genome:
- a CDS encoding low affinity iron permease family protein gives MSVRKLFRRFAEGTSRQAGKPMAFILAVTLVVAWAATGPLFGYGDTWQLVINTSTTIITFLMVFLIQSSQNRDTAALQIKLDELIRTSHAHNALLNLEELDEDDLDRIRRHYCKLAHQAYGSLSTIEQDIRDMHNDEGEDDSAD, from the coding sequence ATGTCCGTGCGCAAACTGTTCCGCCGCTTTGCCGAGGGCACCTCGCGTCAGGCCGGCAAGCCTATGGCGTTCATCCTGGCCGTCACCCTGGTGGTGGCATGGGCGGCCACGGGGCCGCTGTTCGGCTATGGCGACACCTGGCAACTGGTGATCAACACCTCCACCACGATCATCACCTTCCTGATGGTCTTCCTGATCCAGAGCAGCCAGAACCGCGATACCGCGGCGCTGCAGATCAAGCTGGACGAACTGATCCGCACCAGCCATGCGCACAACGCGCTGCTGAACCTGGAGGAACTGGACGAGGACGACCTGGACCGCATCCGCAGGCATTACTGCAAGCTGGCGCACCAGGCCTACGGCAGCCTGTCCACGATCGAACAGGACATCAGGGACATGCACAACGACGAGGGCGAGGACGACTCGGCCGACTGA
- a CDS encoding SapC family protein produces MAEVLFYEHPVPLNRVEHKDLRMKAVPNVKFAMNAHSVPLTGVEFGIAARDLLIVFAGTSVADAGPVALLGLRQNENLYVDADGQWSPDTYVPAFVRRYPFVLAEKPAGQEGDDFTVFLDERYEGFNATEGQRLFKEDGTDSELLANAVGFLGDFQQNVTRTKWFMEQLNNHGLLEPRNVQLQKQGKDGEQGKSINLNGLFVVNEEKLRTLDEKTCQEFLREGVLGWIYAHLLSLTNIDRLARRLDVREQAEAAAGTVTN; encoded by the coding sequence GTGGCTGAAGTTCTTTTCTACGAGCATCCGGTACCGCTCAACCGTGTCGAGCACAAGGACCTGCGCATGAAGGCCGTGCCGAACGTCAAGTTCGCCATGAACGCGCATTCCGTGCCGCTGACCGGCGTCGAGTTCGGCATCGCGGCGCGCGACCTGCTGATCGTGTTCGCCGGTACCAGCGTCGCCGACGCCGGCCCGGTGGCCCTGCTCGGCCTGCGCCAGAACGAAAACCTGTACGTCGACGCCGACGGCCAGTGGTCGCCGGACACCTATGTCCCGGCCTTCGTGCGCCGCTACCCGTTCGTGCTGGCCGAGAAGCCGGCAGGGCAGGAAGGCGACGACTTCACCGTGTTCCTAGACGAGCGCTACGAGGGCTTCAACGCAACCGAGGGCCAGCGCCTGTTCAAGGAAGACGGCACCGACAGCGAACTGCTGGCCAATGCCGTGGGCTTCCTCGGCGATTTCCAGCAGAACGTCACGCGCACCAAGTGGTTCATGGAGCAGCTGAACAATCACGGCCTGCTGGAGCCGCGCAACGTGCAGTTGCAGAAACAGGGCAAGGACGGCGAGCAGGGCAAGTCGATCAACCTCAACGGCCTGTTCGTGGTCAACGAGGAGAAGCTGCGCACGCTGGACGAGAAGACTTGCCAGGAGTTCCTGCGCGAAGGCGTGCTCGGCTGGATCTATGCGCACCTGCTGTCGCTGACCAATATCGACCGCCTGGCCCGTCGGCTGGACGTGCGCGAGCAGGCCGAGGCGGCTGCCGGCACGGTCACGAACTGA
- a CDS encoding HNH endonuclease has protein sequence MLMEVPSRADLHATRVLSLDAAGRILDWISWQEAVCLYVRDAVAWTLGDPCLTVHGGHNRLLGAQSLLQLHPIIASTGHCREHAIDPAPALTNTALFARDRHICLYCGEHFVRAELTRDHVLPISKRGKDEWENVVSACLACNLKKSNRTPQEANMPLLAVPYRPSWVEHLILSNRNILADQMEFLVSRLPRDRRSMSMTTPVAA, from the coding sequence ATGCTGATGGAAGTGCCAAGTCGGGCCGACCTCCATGCGACCCGCGTATTGTCACTGGACGCCGCCGGCCGCATCCTCGACTGGATCAGCTGGCAGGAGGCGGTTTGCCTGTACGTCCGTGACGCGGTCGCCTGGACCCTGGGCGACCCCTGCCTCACCGTGCACGGCGGCCACAACCGTCTGCTCGGCGCGCAGAGCCTGCTGCAGCTGCATCCGATCATCGCCAGCACCGGCCACTGCCGCGAGCATGCGATCGACCCGGCACCGGCGCTGACCAACACCGCGCTGTTCGCCCGCGACCGCCACATCTGCCTGTATTGCGGCGAGCACTTCGTCCGCGCCGAGCTCACCCGCGACCACGTGCTGCCGATCTCCAAGCGCGGCAAGGACGAGTGGGAGAACGTGGTCAGCGCCTGCCTCGCGTGCAACCTGAAGAAGAGCAACCGCACCCCGCAGGAAGCCAACATGCCGCTGCTGGCGGTGCCGTACCGGCCGAGCTGGGTCGAGCACCTGATCCTGTCCAACCGCAACATCCTGGCCGACCAGATGGAATTCCTGGTCAGCCGGCTGCCGCGCGACCGGCGCTCCATGTCGATGACCACGCCCGTGGCGGCCTAA